In a single window of the Azospirillum sp. B510 genome:
- a CDS encoding arsenate reductase ArsC, with amino-acid sequence MTAQKTYNVLFLCTHNSARSIMAECLMRRWGAGRFNAWSAGSHPAGQLNPHTLATLQAFNLPTTDLRSKSWDEFSGPDAPVLDFVFTVCDQAAGELCPAWNGTPLTAHWGVEDPAAATGSEDRIRMAFRRTYVELESRIKIFASLRVDQLDRLSLQSSLHAIGTVQGSQTDALAGA; translated from the coding sequence ATGACCGCGCAGAAGACCTACAATGTCCTGTTTCTCTGCACCCACAACTCGGCGCGCAGCATCATGGCGGAATGCCTGATGCGCCGGTGGGGTGCGGGCCGCTTCAACGCCTGGTCGGCCGGCAGCCATCCGGCGGGCCAGCTCAATCCCCACACCCTCGCCACGCTGCAGGCCTTCAACCTGCCGACCACCGATCTGCGCTCCAAGAGCTGGGACGAATTTTCCGGTCCGGACGCACCGGTGCTGGATTTCGTCTTCACCGTCTGCGACCAGGCCGCGGGAGAGCTGTGCCCGGCGTGGAACGGCACGCCGCTGACCGCCCATTGGGGGGTCGAGGATCCGGCCGCCGCCACCGGGTCGGAGGACCGGATCCGCATGGCCTTCCGCCGCACCTATGTCGAGCTGGAAAGCCGCATCAAGATTTTCGCCAGCCTGCGGGTCGACCAGCTCGACCGGCTGAGCCTGCAAAGCTCGCTGCACGCCATCGGCACCGTCCAGGGATCGCAGACGGACGCTCTGGCCGGCGCCTGA